The proteins below are encoded in one region of Bos indicus x Bos taurus breed Angus x Brahman F1 hybrid chromosome 2, Bos_hybrid_MaternalHap_v2.0, whole genome shotgun sequence:
- the SLC30A2 gene encoding zinc transporter 2 isoform X1: protein MKAGERMHLLDAKLAVGTYTTLWQDGTSSIPPSSPGLALQPTELAPQSSHYCHSQKGPGSHGDPKKRAWRQLCVASAFCLLFMIGEVIGGYLAHSLAIMTDAAHLLTDFASMLISLFSLWVSSRPATKTMNFGWHRAEILGALLSVLSIWVVTGVLVYLAAERLISGDYEIKEETMLITSGCAVVVNIIMGLILHQSGHGHSRNPEHSHNASQEQGSPSVRAAFIHVIGDFLQSLGVLVAAFILYFKPEYKFIDPICTFLFSILVLGTTLTILRDVILVLMEGTPKGVDFTAVQNLLLSVEGVEALHSLHIWALTVAQPILSVHIAIAENADAQAVLKAVSDRLQEMFHFHTMTIQIEDYSEDMKDCQSCRGPSD, encoded by the exons ATGAAAGCGGGCGAGAGGATGCATCTGTTGGACGCCAAGCTTGCAGTCGG GACTTACACAACTCTGTGGCAGGATGGGACCAGCAGCATCCCTCCGTCTTCACCTGGCCTGGCCTTGCAGCCCACTGAGCTGGCTCCCCAGAGCAGCCACTACTGCCATTCCCAGAAGGGTCCTGGCAGTCACGGTGACCCCAAGAAGAGGGCCTGGCGCCAGCTCTGTGTGGCTTCTGCCTTCTGCCTGTTGTTCATGATTGGGGAAGTCATCG GTGGGTACCTGGCACATAGCTTGGCGATCATGACAGACGCAGCCCACCTGCTCACTGACTTTGCCAGCATGCTTATCAGCCTCTTCTCCCTGTGGGTGTCTTCCCGGCCAGCCACCAAGACCATGAACTTCGGTTGGCATCGAGCTG AGATTCTGGGTGCCCTGCTCTCTGTGCTGTCTATCTGGGTCGTGACGGGGGTGCTGGTGTACTTGGCGGCAGAAAGGCTGATCTCTGGAGACTATGAGATCAAGGAGGAGACCATGTTGATCACGTCGGGCTGTGCTGTGGTCGTGAATATCAT AATGGGGTTGATTCTTCACCAGTCTGGCCATGGACACAGCCGTAACCCCGAGCACAGCCACAACGCCAGCCAggagcagggaagccccagtgtccGAGCTGCCTTTATCCACGTCATTGGAGACTTTCTGCAGAGCTTGGGCGTTTTGGTGGCAGCCTTTATTTTATACTTCAAG CCAGAGTACAAGTTTATAGACCCCATCTGCACCTTCCTGTTCTCCATCCTCGTCCTGGGGACAACCTTGACCATCCTGAGAGATGTGATCCTGGTGCTGATGGAAG GGACCCCCAAGGGTGTGGACTTTACAGCCGTGCAGAATCTGCTGCTGTCCGTGGAGGGCGTGGAAGCCTTGCACAGCCTGCACATCTGGGCGCTGACCGTGGCCCAGCCTATACTGTCTGTCCACATCGCCATCG CTGAGAATGCAGATGCCCAGGCTGTGCTGAAGGCAGTCAGCGACCGCCTGCAGGAGATGTTCCATTTCCACACCATGACCATCCAGATCGAGGACTACTCTGAGGACATGAAGGACTGTCAGTCATGCCGGGGCCCCTCGGACTGA
- the SLC30A2 gene encoding zinc transporter 2 isoform X2, with protein MKAGERMHLLDAKLAVGTYTTLWQDGTSSIPPSSPGLALQPTELAPQSSHYCHSQKGPGSHGDPKKRAWRQLCVASAFCLLFMIGEVIGGYLAHSLAIMTDAAHLLTDFASMLISLFSLWVSSRPATKTMNFGWHRAERLISGDYEIKEETMLITSGCAVVVNIIMGLILHQSGHGHSRNPEHSHNASQEQGSPSVRAAFIHVIGDFLQSLGVLVAAFILYFKPEYKFIDPICTFLFSILVLGTTLTILRDVILVLMEGTPKGVDFTAVQNLLLSVEGVEALHSLHIWALTVAQPILSVHIAIAENADAQAVLKAVSDRLQEMFHFHTMTIQIEDYSEDMKDCQSCRGPSD; from the exons ATGAAAGCGGGCGAGAGGATGCATCTGTTGGACGCCAAGCTTGCAGTCGG GACTTACACAACTCTGTGGCAGGATGGGACCAGCAGCATCCCTCCGTCTTCACCTGGCCTGGCCTTGCAGCCCACTGAGCTGGCTCCCCAGAGCAGCCACTACTGCCATTCCCAGAAGGGTCCTGGCAGTCACGGTGACCCCAAGAAGAGGGCCTGGCGCCAGCTCTGTGTGGCTTCTGCCTTCTGCCTGTTGTTCATGATTGGGGAAGTCATCG GTGGGTACCTGGCACATAGCTTGGCGATCATGACAGACGCAGCCCACCTGCTCACTGACTTTGCCAGCATGCTTATCAGCCTCTTCTCCCTGTGGGTGTCTTCCCGGCCAGCCACCAAGACCATGAACTTCGGTTGGCATCGAGCTG AAAGGCTGATCTCTGGAGACTATGAGATCAAGGAGGAGACCATGTTGATCACGTCGGGCTGTGCTGTGGTCGTGAATATCAT AATGGGGTTGATTCTTCACCAGTCTGGCCATGGACACAGCCGTAACCCCGAGCACAGCCACAACGCCAGCCAggagcagggaagccccagtgtccGAGCTGCCTTTATCCACGTCATTGGAGACTTTCTGCAGAGCTTGGGCGTTTTGGTGGCAGCCTTTATTTTATACTTCAAG CCAGAGTACAAGTTTATAGACCCCATCTGCACCTTCCTGTTCTCCATCCTCGTCCTGGGGACAACCTTGACCATCCTGAGAGATGTGATCCTGGTGCTGATGGAAG GGACCCCCAAGGGTGTGGACTTTACAGCCGTGCAGAATCTGCTGCTGTCCGTGGAGGGCGTGGAAGCCTTGCACAGCCTGCACATCTGGGCGCTGACCGTGGCCCAGCCTATACTGTCTGTCCACATCGCCATCG CTGAGAATGCAGATGCCCAGGCTGTGCTGAAGGCAGTCAGCGACCGCCTGCAGGAGATGTTCCATTTCCACACCATGACCATCCAGATCGAGGACTACTCTGAGGACATGAAGGACTGTCAGTCATGCCGGGGCCCCTCGGACTGA